From Bradysia coprophila strain Holo2 chromosome IV unlocalized genomic scaffold, BU_Bcop_v1 contig_5, whole genome shotgun sequence, one genomic window encodes:
- the LOC119072036 gene encoding uncharacterized protein LOC119072036, translated as MALATKRSVLKSSIIKISKIANEVPDGADVFELESAFDRLNELFTKFEDVHMSILEITGKENLDFEIIEYSDTEALVLASKAKLKRAIKALQPQQEPQLPPQGDNLNQNRNDFSGLRVPRMEVPEFTGSYLEWPSFRDLFLSLVGNNPKVPNVQKLSYLKTIVVGETSKLIKNIKITNDNYQAAWDLLEGRFENDRLVVHELLENIYSIPNATGSADGIKLILDTTMESIRELNNLNRPTAEYSDWLVFLIVKKLDSLSLEKWNELIGDERAVIEWTKLEEFLNTRFRILEGGEPDSKRTPSHQNLARTSCHVSESHAKRESTVKKANHSSTQALESSSSSSSSASIANHLVDHIIDTNKDILLATAVIVVNLGSGKKVFLKALLDQGSQMSLISTFAAKRLKLQAEVYQGIPLTAAGGEKIETRRGIAEFSFGSRINDSQFQTTALLVDTVTRYQHSNYGAFPEACRLFPKIELADPEYEDSSRIDVLLAGDVYSQVVLDGVKKFCGILVQNTSLGWILSGQYNAENRLMPSINIHQMSFPLEQLLRSFWEIEEIQPDERSLMSVDELACEKFYEESHHRKSTGRYVVRLPFKLVKESKELGYSRGLAVSSQIRMENRFEKNPVLKEKYHKFMDESVRLGHMELVSETDLQKSTSECFYMPHHAVLRESSTTSLRVVFNASQKSSTGVSLNELLHTGPKLQSNLFDILVRYRKHKVCYMADVEKMYRRIFVHKKDRDYQRIVWRKDVNQPLKTYRMRVVTDGMSSSPFLAIRTVRQLAEDEKENFPLAYEPIMTDLFMDDLVSGSKDISSGIKQIRDINNIFKSGGMHMRKWSSNFDDVLTEISPEDRQSSPIEFSQDEIVKVLGIQWSPSTDTFGFKVRLPPVESTTTKRKFLSHASKLFDPLGFMAPCTVIPKILFQRLWETKLKWDDLLPDDIRKRWVKFHGELPLLESIQIPRFFGLSDDIGSGAFELHGFSDASGLAYSGVVYTRVQHPDGTIQVQLLAAKTKVAPVKRITIHCGELCGALLVSRLLKKVLLSLKVADVSVYGWTDSEVVLGWLKKSPGTWQQFVGNRTAQILDIVPFHQWGYVESSQNPADCASRGIMPSQLVSHPLWWKGPSWLSEAKSQWPSTVNPLQLSTTDIMKKKSIMNLVAVDPRNQLLERYSSLRRLVRITAWCMRFVTNIRQRISDRSGGCQSSAQPVWGLRKQNLHHGGLRKCMSRHPNTDLNSVQFLTAVELRNALKIWIRVVQESAFGAELKRLRANKPVRRGKLRKLNPKYDHQEGVIRVGGRLTNAHISYDQKFPIVLPNDGSLTQLLIADAHIHTLHGNVQLMLQYLRQHYWIFDSRRIVRSFIKNRCKTCLKWSSTKQKQQMAPFPRPRVQASISFTFTGVDFAGPVYIKDKGRGKNQSLSKGYIAVFICLSTKAIHLEAAEDLSTREFIETYKRFVSRRGKPSKMHSDHGSNFVGCTTELTKAQERAMRQQMGEIAALLADDGIEWEFNPPTASHFGGIWEAAVKSMKFHLKRIVGSAHLTFKELTTLLCQIECALNSRPICSLTDDVDDLNFLTPGHFTMGRNPTTLPEESFIDINENRLTKWQRLQQMYQNFWSSWSKEYLSNLSDRSKWFDTEDNLKIGELVILKEDDLPPTKWLMGRVIEVHPGGDNLVRAVTVRLKCKHHTLTRPIHKLCRLPFLRSDELDVGL; from the exons ATGGCGTTGGCCACTAAAAGATCTGTGCTTAAATCGTCGATAATAAAGATTTCTAAGATCGCTAACGAAGTACCAGATGGCGCTGATGTATTTGAGCTTGAAAGCGCGTTTGACAGGTTAAACgagttgtttacaaaattcgaAGACGTTCACATGTCGATATTAGAAATAACTGGAAaggaaaatttagatttcgaAATTATCGAATACTCAGACACTGAGGCATTGGTGCTCGCTTCGAAAGCAAAGCTGAAACGAGCAATTAAGGCACTTCAACCTCAACAAGAGCCGCAACTTCCACCGCAAGGAgacaatttaaatcaaaacagaaatgatttttctggTCTAAGAGTTCCACGCATGGAAGTACCTGAATTTACCGGAAGTTATTTGGAGTGGCCGTCATTTCGAGATTTATTCTTATCGCTGGTTGGTAATAATCCTAAAGTACCGAACGTTCAGAAGTTATCGTACTTAAAGACGATTGTTGTCGGTGAGACTTCGAAGTTGATAAAGAACATCAAAATAACGAACGACAATTACCAAGCCGCATGGGATCTTCTAGAAGGTCGCTTCGAAAACGACAGATTAGTAGTTCATGAGCTTCTGGAGAACATTTATTCAATTCCGAACGCTACTGGTAGCGCCGATGGCATCAAGTTGATTTTAGATACAACAATGGAATCGATCCGTGagttaaataatttgaatcgTCCGACGGCCGAATACAGCGATTGGCTGGTGTTCCTCATTGTGAAAAAGTTGGATTCTTTATCCTTGGAAAAGTGGAACGAGCTAATAGGCGATGAACGAGCGGTAATTGAGTGGACAAAAttagaagaatttttgaatacTCGCTTCAGGATACTAGAAGGAGGTGAACCAGACTCAAAACGAACACCATCCCATCAGAATTTAGCAAGGACATCGTGTCACGTATCAGAGAGTCACGCGAA GAGAGAATCAACGGTTAAAAAAGCGAATCATTCCTCGACTCAAGCATTGGAATCATCGTCAAGTTCATCATCATCAGCATCGATTGCAAACCATCTCGTGGATCACATCATTGACACAAACAAAGACATTTTACTGGCGACAGCTGTCATTGTTGTTAATCTTGGTTCCGGAAAAAAGGTATttttgaaagctttacttGATCAAGGTTCACAAATGTCCTTGATATCAACGTTCGCTGCAAAGAGACTTAAGTTACAAGCAGAGGTGTATCAAGGAATTCCATTGACTGCGGCAGGCggtgaaaaaattgaaacaagaCGAGGAATCGCTGAATTTAGTTTTGGCTCAAGGATCAACGATTCGCAATTTCAGACAACAGCGCTGCTAGTAGACACTGTTACTCGATATCAGCATTCAAATTACGGCGCTTTTCCCGAAGCTTGCAGGCTTTTCCCAAAAATCGAATTGGCCGATCCCGAGTATGAAGATTCGAGTAGAATTGATGTTTTATTGGCTGGAGATGTGTACAGTCAAGTTGTGTTGGACGGTGTGAAAAAATTCTGTGGCATTTTGGTACAAAATACGAGTTTGGGCTGGATTTTGTCTGGTCAGTACAACGCAGAGAATCGCTTGATGCCAAGCATCAATATTCATCAAATGAGTTTTCCTTTGGAGCAATTACTACGCTCATTTTGGGAAATTGAAGAGATTCAACCCGATGAAAGGAGTTTAATGTCGGTTGACGAATTGGCCtgtgaaaaattttatgaagagtCGCATCACCGAAAAAGCACTGGTCGTTATGTTGTTCGGCTGCCATTCAAGTTGGTCAAAGAAAGCAAAGAACTGGGTTACTCAAGAGGACTAGcagtttccagtcaaattcgTATGGAGAATCGTTTCGAGAAAAATCCAGTGCTGAAAGAGAAATATCACAAGTTTATGGATGAGTCAGTCAGATTGGGACACATGGAGTTGGTATCAGAAACCGATTTACAAAAGTCAACAAGCGAGTGTTTTTACATGCCTCATCACGCAGTGCTACGCGAAAGTTCAACGACCTCTCTACGAGTGGTGTTCAATGCGTCTCAAAAGTCGTCCACTGGTGTATCGCTTAATGAATTGTTGCACACTGGTCCCAAATTGCAGTCTAATTTATTCGATATTCTTGTCCGTTACAGAAAGCATAAAGTTTGTTACATGGCCGACGTAGAGAAAATGTATCGCCGAATCTTTGTGCATAAGAAGGACAGGGATTATCAGCGCATTGTATGGCGTAAAGATGTCAATCAGCCACTAAAAACTTATCGTATGCGTGTCGTAACAGATGGTATGTCATCATCGCCGTTTTTGGCAATTCGAACAGTTCGACAACTGGCGGAAGACGAAAAAGAGAACTTTCCGTTAGCGTATGAGCCGATAATGACGGATTTATTCATGGACGATTTGGTATCCGGTAGCAAGGATATTTCATCTGGTATAAAGCAAATTCGAGACATAAACAACATCTTTAAGTCTGGTGGTATGCATATGAGGAAATGGTCGTCGAATTTCGATGATGTTTTGACAGAAATATCGCCTGAGGATCGTCAAAGCTCTCCAATCGAGTTCAGTCAGGAtgaaattgtcaaagttcTTGGGATTCAATGGTCACCGTCGACAGATACTTTCGGATTCAAGGTTCGACTGCCACCAGTCGAGAGTACAACAACAAAGCGTAAATTTCTGTCACATGCTAGCAAACTGTTTGATCCGTTGGGATTTATGGCACCTTGTACCGTAATCcctaaaatattgtttcagaGACTTTGGGAAACAAAGCTGAAATGGGATGACTTGCTTCCAGATGACATAAGAAAGCGTTGGGTCAAATTTCATGGCGAACTACCACTGTTGGAGTCAATCCAAATCCCTCGATTTTTTGGATTATCGGATGACATTGGATCTGGTGCATTTGAGCTTCATGGGTTTTCCGATGCGTCAGGTCTCGCCTATTCTGGTGTCGTTTATACACGAGTTCAGCATCCAGATGGTACAATACAGGTGCAATTGTTGGCTGCAAAAACGAAGGTGGCTCCGGTGAAAAGAATCACGATTCATTGTGGAGAACTCTGTGGCGCACTATTGGTGAGTCGTTTGTTAAAGAAAGTTTTGCTTTCGTTAAAGGTTGCCGATGTTTCGGTTTATGGATGGACTGACTCTGAAGTTGTCTTGGGTTGGTTAAAGAAAAGTCCTGGAACTTGGCAGCAGTTTGTCGGTAACAGAACGGCTCAAATATTGGATATCGTACCATTCCACCAATGGGGATACGTTGAATCGAGTCAAAATCCTGCTGACTGTGCGTCGAGAGGTATTATGCCAAGTCAATTGGTGTCGCATCCGTTGTGGTGGAAAGGACCAAGTTGGCTTAGTGAAGCCAAGTCTCAATGGCCATCCACAGTTAACCCACTGCAATTGTCAACTACTGATATCATGAAGAAGAAGTCAATCATGAATTTGGTTGCAGTAGATCCGAGAAATCAATTATTGGAACGATATTCATCATTGCGACGACTTGTGCGTATAACAGCGTGGTGTATGCGATTCGTTACGAACATACGACAAAGGATTTCCGACAGATCTGGAGGGTGTCAATCATCAGCGCAGCCAGTCTGGGGGCTGCGGAAACAAAACCTGCATCATGGGGGACTGAGGAAATGCATGTCCAGACACCCGAACACAGATCTGAATTCGGTTCAATTCCTAACTGCTGTTGAGTTGCGAAATGCACTCAAGATTTGGATCCGAGTGGTTCAAGAATCTGCTTTTGGTGCAGAATTGAAGAGATTACGAGCAAACAAGCCCGTTCGCCGTGGGAAGCTAAGGAAGTTAAATCCAAAATACGATCATCAAGAAGGTGTCATCAGAGTCGGAGGCCGCTTAACAAATGCTCACATTTCATACGACCAAAAGTTCCCGATTGTTTTGCCGAATGATGGTTCTTTGACTCAGTTACTTATTGCCGACGCTCATATCCATACATTGCATGGTAACGTTCAGCTGATGTTACAATATTTGAGGCAACATTACTGGATTTTTGATTCGCGACGAATCGTTCGGTCATTTATTAAGAATCGATGCAAAACGTGTCTGAAGTGGTCAAGCACGaagcaaaaacaacaaatggCTCCATTTCCGCGTCCGAGAGTTCAAGCGTCGAtatctttcacttttactGGAGTGGATTTCGCTGGTCCCGTTTACATTAAAGACAAGGGACGTGGAAAGAATCAATCGTTGTCGAAGGGCTACATAGCTGTGTTCATTTGCTTATCTACGAAAGCCATCCATTTGGAAGCTGCTGAAGATTTGTCAACTCGCGAGTTTATAGAAACGTACAAGCGGTTTGTTAGTCGTCGGGGGAAGCCTTCGAAAATGCACAGCGACCATGGTTCCAATTTTGTTGGTTGTACAACTGAGTTAACGAAGGCACAAGAAAGAGCAATGCGTCAACAGATGGGAGAAATAGCCGCGTTACTGGCTGATGATGGAATTGAATGGGAATTCAATCCTCCAACGGCAAGTCATTTCGGAGGAATTTGGGAAGCAGCAGTGAAATCAATGAAGTTCCACCTCAAACGGATTGTTGGATCAGCACATCTTACGTTTAAGGAGCTAACAACGCTTTTATGTCAAATCGAGTGTGCGTTGAATTCGAGACCAATATGCAGCTTGACCGATGATGTAGACGATTTGAATTTCTTGACGCCAGGACATTTTACCATGGGGAGGAACCCAACCACTTTGCCTGAAGAATCTTTTATCGATATCAACGAGAATCGCTTAACCAAATGGCAACGGCTTCAGCAAATGTATCAGAACTTTTGGAGCAGCTGGTCGAAGGAATATTTGTCGAATTTGAGCGATCGTTCGAAATGGTTCGATACCGAAGACAATTTGAAGATTGGCGAGCTGGTTATTTTGAAGGAGGACGATTTACCACCAACTAAATGGCTCATGGGTCGTGTTATCGAGGTGCATCCAGGAGGCGACAATTTGGTTCGGGCGGTTACAGTTCGCTTGAAATGCAAACATCATACTCTAACTAGACCGATTCATAAGCTCTGCAGGTTGCCGTTTTTGCGCTCCGATGAATTGGATGTCGGActttag